In Dromaius novaehollandiae isolate bDroNov1 chromosome 14, bDroNov1.hap1, whole genome shotgun sequence, a genomic segment contains:
- the TRAP1 gene encoding heat shock protein 75 kDa, mitochondrial isoform X3 — protein sequence MPNYSRDYRCVGREQPASGERSAGRDAEAKGAACLQREIRRCPSLRHSVAAVSIPASRMYSTQTAENKDEEPLHTIISDTENVKGAASKHEFQAETKKLLDIVARSLYSEKEVFIRELISNGSDALEKLRHRLTTEGKALPEMEIHLQTDPGKGTITIQDTGIGMTQEELVSNLGTIARSGSKAFLDALQSQAEATSKIIGQFGVGFYSAFMVADKVEVFSQSAEPGNPGYHWSSDGSGVFEIAEASGVRTGTKIIIHLKEDCKEFANEDRVKEVVTKYSNFISFPLYLNGRRINTLQALWMLDPKDIGEWQHEEFYRFIAQAYDKPRYILHYKTDAPLNIRSIFYVPDQKPSMFDISREMGSSVALYSRKILIQTKAADILPKWLRFLRGVVDSEDIPLNLSRELLQESALIRKLRDVLQKRLIKFFIDQSKKDPEKYAKFFEDYGLFMREGIVTIAEQDVKEDIAKLLRYESSKLPAGQLTSLTEYASRMKAGSRNIYYLCTPNRQLAEHSPYFEAMKKKDMEVLFCYEQFDELTLLHLREFDKKKLISVETDIVVDHYKEEKFEESRPAAERLTEKEAEDLMAWMRNALGSRITGVQVTTRLDTHPAMITVLEMGAARHFLRMQQLAKTQEERAQLLQPTLEINTGHALIKKLNELKDSQPDLAQLLLDQIYENAMIAAGLNDDPRPMVNRLNELLTKILEKN from the exons ATGCCGAATTATAGCCGCGATTATCGCTGCGTGGGACGAGAGCAGCCAGCGTCCGGGGAGCGCAGCGCGGGACGAGACGCCGAAG CAAAAGGAGCAGCATGTCTCCAAAGAGAAATACGCCGTTGCCCGAGCCTCCGGCACAGCGTTGCTGCCGTCAGCATTCCTGCTAGCCGGATGTACAGCACGCAGACAGCAGAGAACAAGGACGAAGAGCCCCTGCACACCATCATCAGCGACACGGAGAACGTGAAAG GTGCAGCCTCCAAACATGAGTTTCAGGCTGAGACGAAGAAACTGCTGGACATTGTCGCTCGTTCCTTGTACTCAGAGAAGGAG GTATTTATCCGGGAGCTGATCTCCAATGGCAGCGATGCACTGGAGAAACTGCGTCATCGACTTACGACGGAAGGGAAGGCCTTGCCGGAGATGGAGATTCATCTGCAGACGGACCCTGGAAAGGGAACCATCACTATCCAG gACACAGGTATCGGGATGACGCAGGAAGAGCTTGTTTCTAACCTCGGTACCATCGCTCGATCAGGCTCAAAG GCATTTCTGGATGCTCTGCAGAGCCAAGCTGAAGCCACTAGTAAAATCATTGGCCAGTTCGGAGTGGGTTTCTACTCAGCCTTCATGGTGGCCGATAAGGTGGAGGTGTTTTCACAGTCAGCAGAACCTGGGAACCCGGGCTACCACTGGTCTTCGGATGG TTCAGGAGTGTTTGAGATTGCAGAAGCATCCGGTGTCAGAACTGGGACTAAGATTATTATACATCTCAAAGAAGACTGCAAGGAGTTTGCAAATGAGGACCGAGTCAAAG AGGTGGTGACAAAATACAGCAACTTCATCAGCTTCCCGCTGTATCTCAATGGGAGACGAATTAACACATTACAG GCACTCTGGATGCTGGACCCCAAGGACATCGGCGAGTGGCAGCACGAGGAGTTCTACCGCTTCATAGCGCAGGCTTATGACAAGCCCCGCTACATCCTGCACTACAAGACCGATGCTCCCCTCAACATCCGCAGCATCTTCTATGTGCCTGACCAG AAACCATCCATGTTCGACATCAGCAGAGAAATGGGCTCCAGCGTTGCCCTCTACAGCCGCAAAATTCTCATCCAAACCAAAGCTGCAGACATCCTGCCTAAATGGCTGCGTTTTCTTAGAG GTGTTGTGGACAGTGAGGATATACCCCTGAACctcagcagggagctgctgcaggagagTGCCCTTATCAG GAAGCTCCGAGATGTTTTGCAGAAGAGGTTGATCAAGTTTTTCATCGACCAGAGCAAGAAGGACCCTGAGAAATATGCCAAATTCTTTGAAGACTATGGGCTGTTCATGAGAGAGGGGATCGTCACCATAGCAGAGCAGGATGTAAAG GAGGACATAGCGAAGCTGCTGCGTTATGAATCGTCCAAGCTGCCTGCAGGCCAGCTGACCAGCCTCACCGAGTATGCCTCCCGCATGAAGGCAGGGAGCAGGAACATCTACTACCTGTGCACGCCCAACCGGCAGCTTGCTGAGCATTCCCCGTATTTTGAGGCCATGAAGAAAAAGGACATGGAG GTCCTATTCTGCTATGAGCAATTTGATGAGCTGACACTCTTGCACCTTCGTGAGTTTGACAAGAAAAAGCTGATCTCAGTGGAAACAGATATCGTTGTTGATCACTATAAGGAAGAGAAGTTTGAGGAGAGCCGCCCAG CTGCAGAACGTCTGACAGAGAAGGAGGCCGAGGATCTGATGGCCTGGATGCGAAATGCCTTAGGCTCTCGAATCACTGGTGTTCAG GTGACTACGCGGCTGGACACCCACCCTGCCATGATCACTGTACTCGAGATGGGGGCTGCCCGCCACTTTCTTCGCATGCAGCAGCTGGCCAAGACCCAAGAAGAGcgtgcccagctcctgcagcccacCCTGGAGATCAACACAGG GCATGCTCTGATTAAGAAGCTTAATGAACTGAAGGACAGTCAGCCTGATCTGGCCCAGCTGTTGCTTGATCAG aTTTATGAGAATGCCATGATAGCAGCAGGACTGAATGATGATCCCAGACCAATGGTGAACCGGCTGAACGAACTCCTCACCAAAATCCTGGAGAAAAACTGA
- the TRAP1 gene encoding heat shock protein 75 kDa, mitochondrial isoform X2: MAAAALALRGGRRLAAVLRAAAAPGPRPPAAKGAACLQREIRRCPSLRHSVAAVSIPASRMYSTQTAENKDEEPLHTIISDTENVKGAASKHEFQAETKKLLDIVARSLYSEKEVFIRELISNGSDALEKLRHRLTTEGKALPEMEIHLQTDPGKGTITIQDTGIGMTQEELVSNLGTIARSGSKAFLDALQSQAEATSKIIGQFGVGFYSAFMVADKVEVFSQSAEPGNPGYHWSSDGSGVFEIAEASGVRTGTKIIIHLKEDCKEFANEDRVKEVVTKYSNFISFPLYLNGRRINTLQALWMLDPKDIGEWQHEEFYRFIAQAYDKPRYILHYKTDAPLNIRSIFYVPDQKPSMFDISREMGSSVALYSRKILIQTKAADILPKWLRFLRGVVDSEDIPLNLSRELLQESALIRKLRDVLQKRLIKFFIDQSKKDPEKYAKFFEDYGLFMREGIVTIAEQDVKEDIAKLLRYESSKLPAGQLTSLTEYASRMKAGSRNIYYLCTPNRQLAEHSPYFEAMKKKDMEVLFCYEQFDELTLLHLREFDKKKLISVETDIVVDHYKEEKFEESRPAAERLTEKEAEDLMAWMRNALGSRITGVQVTTRLDTHPAMITVLEMGAARHFLRMQQLAKTQEERAQLLQPTLEINTGHALIKKLNELKDSQPDLAQLLLDQIYENAMIAAGLNDDPRPMVNRLNELLTKILEKN, translated from the exons atggcggcggcggcgctggcgctgAGGGGGGGGCGGCGCCTCGCGGCGGTgctgcgcgccgcggccgcgcctggcccgcggccgcccgcag CAAAAGGAGCAGCATGTCTCCAAAGAGAAATACGCCGTTGCCCGAGCCTCCGGCACAGCGTTGCTGCCGTCAGCATTCCTGCTAGCCGGATGTACAGCACGCAGACAGCAGAGAACAAGGACGAAGAGCCCCTGCACACCATCATCAGCGACACGGAGAACGTGAAAG GTGCAGCCTCCAAACATGAGTTTCAGGCTGAGACGAAGAAACTGCTGGACATTGTCGCTCGTTCCTTGTACTCAGAGAAGGAG GTATTTATCCGGGAGCTGATCTCCAATGGCAGCGATGCACTGGAGAAACTGCGTCATCGACTTACGACGGAAGGGAAGGCCTTGCCGGAGATGGAGATTCATCTGCAGACGGACCCTGGAAAGGGAACCATCACTATCCAG gACACAGGTATCGGGATGACGCAGGAAGAGCTTGTTTCTAACCTCGGTACCATCGCTCGATCAGGCTCAAAG GCATTTCTGGATGCTCTGCAGAGCCAAGCTGAAGCCACTAGTAAAATCATTGGCCAGTTCGGAGTGGGTTTCTACTCAGCCTTCATGGTGGCCGATAAGGTGGAGGTGTTTTCACAGTCAGCAGAACCTGGGAACCCGGGCTACCACTGGTCTTCGGATGG TTCAGGAGTGTTTGAGATTGCAGAAGCATCCGGTGTCAGAACTGGGACTAAGATTATTATACATCTCAAAGAAGACTGCAAGGAGTTTGCAAATGAGGACCGAGTCAAAG AGGTGGTGACAAAATACAGCAACTTCATCAGCTTCCCGCTGTATCTCAATGGGAGACGAATTAACACATTACAG GCACTCTGGATGCTGGACCCCAAGGACATCGGCGAGTGGCAGCACGAGGAGTTCTACCGCTTCATAGCGCAGGCTTATGACAAGCCCCGCTACATCCTGCACTACAAGACCGATGCTCCCCTCAACATCCGCAGCATCTTCTATGTGCCTGACCAG AAACCATCCATGTTCGACATCAGCAGAGAAATGGGCTCCAGCGTTGCCCTCTACAGCCGCAAAATTCTCATCCAAACCAAAGCTGCAGACATCCTGCCTAAATGGCTGCGTTTTCTTAGAG GTGTTGTGGACAGTGAGGATATACCCCTGAACctcagcagggagctgctgcaggagagTGCCCTTATCAG GAAGCTCCGAGATGTTTTGCAGAAGAGGTTGATCAAGTTTTTCATCGACCAGAGCAAGAAGGACCCTGAGAAATATGCCAAATTCTTTGAAGACTATGGGCTGTTCATGAGAGAGGGGATCGTCACCATAGCAGAGCAGGATGTAAAG GAGGACATAGCGAAGCTGCTGCGTTATGAATCGTCCAAGCTGCCTGCAGGCCAGCTGACCAGCCTCACCGAGTATGCCTCCCGCATGAAGGCAGGGAGCAGGAACATCTACTACCTGTGCACGCCCAACCGGCAGCTTGCTGAGCATTCCCCGTATTTTGAGGCCATGAAGAAAAAGGACATGGAG GTCCTATTCTGCTATGAGCAATTTGATGAGCTGACACTCTTGCACCTTCGTGAGTTTGACAAGAAAAAGCTGATCTCAGTGGAAACAGATATCGTTGTTGATCACTATAAGGAAGAGAAGTTTGAGGAGAGCCGCCCAG CTGCAGAACGTCTGACAGAGAAGGAGGCCGAGGATCTGATGGCCTGGATGCGAAATGCCTTAGGCTCTCGAATCACTGGTGTTCAG GTGACTACGCGGCTGGACACCCACCCTGCCATGATCACTGTACTCGAGATGGGGGCTGCCCGCCACTTTCTTCGCATGCAGCAGCTGGCCAAGACCCAAGAAGAGcgtgcccagctcctgcagcccacCCTGGAGATCAACACAGG GCATGCTCTGATTAAGAAGCTTAATGAACTGAAGGACAGTCAGCCTGATCTGGCCCAGCTGTTGCTTGATCAG aTTTATGAGAATGCCATGATAGCAGCAGGACTGAATGATGATCCCAGACCAATGGTGAACCGGCTGAACGAACTCCTCACCAAAATCCTGGAGAAAAACTGA
- the TRAP1 gene encoding heat shock protein 75 kDa, mitochondrial isoform X1, producing MFKDQVFIAVKLLLSLLTEELFLAVGARIQYEQGECEQKKADFGGWRPALWRVSREVAFAAQASPRAKGAACLQREIRRCPSLRHSVAAVSIPASRMYSTQTAENKDEEPLHTIISDTENVKGAASKHEFQAETKKLLDIVARSLYSEKEVFIRELISNGSDALEKLRHRLTTEGKALPEMEIHLQTDPGKGTITIQDTGIGMTQEELVSNLGTIARSGSKAFLDALQSQAEATSKIIGQFGVGFYSAFMVADKVEVFSQSAEPGNPGYHWSSDGSGVFEIAEASGVRTGTKIIIHLKEDCKEFANEDRVKEVVTKYSNFISFPLYLNGRRINTLQALWMLDPKDIGEWQHEEFYRFIAQAYDKPRYILHYKTDAPLNIRSIFYVPDQKPSMFDISREMGSSVALYSRKILIQTKAADILPKWLRFLRGVVDSEDIPLNLSRELLQESALIRKLRDVLQKRLIKFFIDQSKKDPEKYAKFFEDYGLFMREGIVTIAEQDVKEDIAKLLRYESSKLPAGQLTSLTEYASRMKAGSRNIYYLCTPNRQLAEHSPYFEAMKKKDMEVLFCYEQFDELTLLHLREFDKKKLISVETDIVVDHYKEEKFEESRPAAERLTEKEAEDLMAWMRNALGSRITGVQVTTRLDTHPAMITVLEMGAARHFLRMQQLAKTQEERAQLLQPTLEINTGHALIKKLNELKDSQPDLAQLLLDQIYENAMIAAGLNDDPRPMVNRLNELLTKILEKN from the exons ATGTTCAAGGATCAAGTATTTATTGCTGTAAAGTTACTGCTCAGCTTGCTCACAGAGGAGTTGTTTTTAGCTGTGGGAGCAAGGATTCAGTATGAGCAGGGTGAATgtgagcagaagaaagcagattTTGGTGGCTGGAGGCCTGCCTTGTGGCGAGTATCGAGAGAAGTTGCGTTTGCAGCGCAGGCGTCTCCTCGAG CAAAAGGAGCAGCATGTCTCCAAAGAGAAATACGCCGTTGCCCGAGCCTCCGGCACAGCGTTGCTGCCGTCAGCATTCCTGCTAGCCGGATGTACAGCACGCAGACAGCAGAGAACAAGGACGAAGAGCCCCTGCACACCATCATCAGCGACACGGAGAACGTGAAAG GTGCAGCCTCCAAACATGAGTTTCAGGCTGAGACGAAGAAACTGCTGGACATTGTCGCTCGTTCCTTGTACTCAGAGAAGGAG GTATTTATCCGGGAGCTGATCTCCAATGGCAGCGATGCACTGGAGAAACTGCGTCATCGACTTACGACGGAAGGGAAGGCCTTGCCGGAGATGGAGATTCATCTGCAGACGGACCCTGGAAAGGGAACCATCACTATCCAG gACACAGGTATCGGGATGACGCAGGAAGAGCTTGTTTCTAACCTCGGTACCATCGCTCGATCAGGCTCAAAG GCATTTCTGGATGCTCTGCAGAGCCAAGCTGAAGCCACTAGTAAAATCATTGGCCAGTTCGGAGTGGGTTTCTACTCAGCCTTCATGGTGGCCGATAAGGTGGAGGTGTTTTCACAGTCAGCAGAACCTGGGAACCCGGGCTACCACTGGTCTTCGGATGG TTCAGGAGTGTTTGAGATTGCAGAAGCATCCGGTGTCAGAACTGGGACTAAGATTATTATACATCTCAAAGAAGACTGCAAGGAGTTTGCAAATGAGGACCGAGTCAAAG AGGTGGTGACAAAATACAGCAACTTCATCAGCTTCCCGCTGTATCTCAATGGGAGACGAATTAACACATTACAG GCACTCTGGATGCTGGACCCCAAGGACATCGGCGAGTGGCAGCACGAGGAGTTCTACCGCTTCATAGCGCAGGCTTATGACAAGCCCCGCTACATCCTGCACTACAAGACCGATGCTCCCCTCAACATCCGCAGCATCTTCTATGTGCCTGACCAG AAACCATCCATGTTCGACATCAGCAGAGAAATGGGCTCCAGCGTTGCCCTCTACAGCCGCAAAATTCTCATCCAAACCAAAGCTGCAGACATCCTGCCTAAATGGCTGCGTTTTCTTAGAG GTGTTGTGGACAGTGAGGATATACCCCTGAACctcagcagggagctgctgcaggagagTGCCCTTATCAG GAAGCTCCGAGATGTTTTGCAGAAGAGGTTGATCAAGTTTTTCATCGACCAGAGCAAGAAGGACCCTGAGAAATATGCCAAATTCTTTGAAGACTATGGGCTGTTCATGAGAGAGGGGATCGTCACCATAGCAGAGCAGGATGTAAAG GAGGACATAGCGAAGCTGCTGCGTTATGAATCGTCCAAGCTGCCTGCAGGCCAGCTGACCAGCCTCACCGAGTATGCCTCCCGCATGAAGGCAGGGAGCAGGAACATCTACTACCTGTGCACGCCCAACCGGCAGCTTGCTGAGCATTCCCCGTATTTTGAGGCCATGAAGAAAAAGGACATGGAG GTCCTATTCTGCTATGAGCAATTTGATGAGCTGACACTCTTGCACCTTCGTGAGTTTGACAAGAAAAAGCTGATCTCAGTGGAAACAGATATCGTTGTTGATCACTATAAGGAAGAGAAGTTTGAGGAGAGCCGCCCAG CTGCAGAACGTCTGACAGAGAAGGAGGCCGAGGATCTGATGGCCTGGATGCGAAATGCCTTAGGCTCTCGAATCACTGGTGTTCAG GTGACTACGCGGCTGGACACCCACCCTGCCATGATCACTGTACTCGAGATGGGGGCTGCCCGCCACTTTCTTCGCATGCAGCAGCTGGCCAAGACCCAAGAAGAGcgtgcccagctcctgcagcccacCCTGGAGATCAACACAGG GCATGCTCTGATTAAGAAGCTTAATGAACTGAAGGACAGTCAGCCTGATCTGGCCCAGCTGTTGCTTGATCAG aTTTATGAGAATGCCATGATAGCAGCAGGACTGAATGATGATCCCAGACCAATGGTGAACCGGCTGAACGAACTCCTCACCAAAATCCTGGAGAAAAACTGA